Proteins co-encoded in one Actinomadura luteofluorescens genomic window:
- a CDS encoding acetyl-CoA carboxylase biotin carboxylase subunit translates to MFESVLVANRGEIAGRIVHTARAMGLKAIAVYSAADEGLPFVAEADEAVLIGPAEPSGSYLNAAAILEAAHRTNAQAVHPGHGFLAESAAFARQVAERGLVWVGPPALAIARMGDKINARNLMKEAGVPVAPGVWEPVPDAATAAEEAERIGYPVMVKPAAGGGGIGLAAARDETSLRKAFEEARAASERLFGRGDILLERYVERARHVEVQILGLADGTVVALGERDCSVQRRYGKVVEESPSPGVTPALRERMLAAAVRAGEAVGYRGAGTVECLVDPAAQEFYFLEMDTRLQIEHPITELVTGIDLVEQQFRIAAGEPVSFTGTAPRGHAVEFRVCAEDPHRFLPGTGEITVWEEPVGEGIRIDAGYAEGTTVTRHYDPLLAKLCVHGDDRPHALARARAALEAFHIEGPPTNLPFLRELLDRPEFASGDYDTGLVTRMRSPQAP, encoded by the coding sequence GTGTTCGAGTCGGTGCTCGTGGCCAACCGCGGCGAGATCGCCGGGCGGATCGTGCACACCGCGCGCGCGATGGGGCTCAAGGCGATCGCGGTGTACTCCGCGGCCGACGAGGGACTGCCCTTCGTCGCCGAGGCGGACGAGGCCGTCCTGATCGGGCCCGCGGAGCCGTCCGGCAGCTACCTCAACGCGGCCGCGATCCTGGAGGCCGCGCACCGGACCAACGCGCAGGCCGTCCACCCCGGCCACGGGTTCCTCGCCGAGAGCGCCGCGTTCGCCCGGCAGGTCGCCGAGCGCGGCCTGGTCTGGGTCGGCCCGCCGGCGCTCGCCATCGCCCGGATGGGCGACAAGATCAACGCCCGGAACCTGATGAAGGAGGCGGGCGTCCCCGTGGCGCCCGGGGTCTGGGAGCCCGTGCCCGACGCGGCGACGGCCGCCGAGGAGGCCGAGCGCATCGGCTACCCCGTCATGGTGAAGCCCGCCGCGGGCGGCGGCGGCATCGGGCTGGCCGCGGCCCGCGACGAGACGTCGCTGCGCAAGGCGTTCGAGGAGGCCCGCGCCGCCTCCGAGCGGCTCTTCGGCCGCGGCGACATCCTGCTGGAGCGGTACGTCGAGCGCGCCCGGCACGTCGAGGTGCAGATCCTCGGCCTCGCCGACGGCACGGTCGTCGCGCTGGGGGAGCGCGACTGCTCCGTCCAGCGCCGGTACGGCAAGGTCGTGGAGGAGTCCCCGTCCCCCGGCGTCACCCCGGCGCTGCGCGAGCGGATGCTGGCCGCCGCCGTCCGCGCGGGCGAGGCCGTCGGCTACCGCGGCGCCGGCACCGTCGAATGCCTCGTCGACCCGGCCGCGCAGGAGTTCTACTTCCTGGAGATGGACACCCGCCTCCAGATCGAGCACCCGATCACCGAACTCGTCACCGGCATCGACCTCGTCGAGCAGCAGTTCCGGATCGCCGCCGGCGAACCGGTCTCCTTCACCGGCACCGCCCCGCGCGGGCACGCCGTCGAGTTCCGCGTCTGCGCCGAGGACCCGCACCGCTTCCTGCCCGGCACGGGCGAGATCACGGTGTGGGAGGAGCCCGTCGGCGAGGGCATCCGCATCGACGCCGGCTACGCCGAGGGCACCACCGTGACCCGCCACTACGACCCGCTGCTGGCCAAGCTGTGCGTCCACGGCGACGACCGCCCCCACGCCCTGGCCCGCGCCCGCGCCGCCCTGGAGGCGTTCCACATCGAGGGCCCGCCGACGAACCTGCCCTTCCTGCGCGAACTACTCGACCGCCCGGAGTTCGCCAGTGGCGACTACGACACCGGGCTGGTGACGCGCATGCGCAGCCCCCAGGCCCCCTGA
- a CDS encoding GntR family transcriptional regulator — translation MSDVTAAIREAILGGEFVPNQRLVEADLSEQFAASRAGVRAALAVLAGEGLVERVQNRGARVRAVSVAEAVEITEVRMVIEGLCAAKAAERAGTAEVGDLRTIGEEMRAAVASGDVLGYSRLNERLHRRVREISGQRTASGVLERLRAQNVRHQFKLAMHPGRPQVSLPQHLAIIDAIAAHDPDAAERAARAHLRSVIETLGEIAS, via the coding sequence GTGAGCGACGTGACGGCCGCGATCCGCGAGGCGATCCTCGGCGGCGAGTTCGTGCCGAACCAGCGGCTGGTCGAGGCCGACCTGTCGGAGCAGTTCGCGGCGAGCCGCGCCGGCGTCCGCGCGGCCCTCGCCGTCCTCGCGGGCGAGGGCCTGGTCGAGCGCGTCCAGAACCGGGGCGCCCGCGTGCGCGCCGTCTCCGTGGCGGAGGCCGTCGAGATCACCGAGGTCCGGATGGTGATCGAGGGGCTGTGCGCGGCGAAGGCCGCCGAGCGCGCCGGCACCGCCGAGGTCGGCGACCTGCGGACGATCGGCGAGGAGATGCGCGCCGCCGTCGCGTCCGGCGACGTGCTCGGCTACTCCCGGCTGAACGAGCGCCTGCACCGCCGCGTCCGCGAGATCAGCGGGCAGCGGACCGCCTCGGGCGTCCTGGAGCGCCTGCGCGCCCAGAACGTCCGGCACCAGTTCAAGCTGGCCATGCACCCGGGCCGCCCCCAGGTGTCCCTGCCGCAGCACCTCGCCATCATCGACGCGATCGCGGCGCACGACCCGGACGCCGCCGAGCGGGCCGCCCGCGCGCACCTGCGCAGCGTCATCGAGACCCTCGGCGAGATCGCCTCCTAG
- a CDS encoding DUF1932 domain-containing protein, translating into MTVIAVLGLGEAGGAIARDLVAAGAVVRGYDPAVAASGGIVQAASEAGAAAGADLVLSVNSAHDAVAALTAGIGAAGDAVWADLNTGSPGLKRELDALARRAGVPFADVAIMAPVPGRGLRTPMLACAGGAGDAAALLTPFGAGIEVMDAGAGAAAGRKLLRSVFFKGLAGSVVEALEAARAAGCEDWLRENIVAELVAAGEHTVDRLVAGTYRHAARRAAEMDAAAAMLEELDVPPAMAAASRDLLRRLST; encoded by the coding sequence ATGACGGTGATCGCCGTACTCGGGCTGGGCGAGGCGGGCGGCGCGATCGCGCGCGACCTGGTGGCCGCGGGGGCGGTGGTGCGGGGCTACGACCCGGCCGTCGCCGCGTCCGGCGGGATCGTCCAGGCCGCGAGCGAGGCCGGCGCCGCCGCCGGGGCCGACCTGGTGCTGAGCGTCAACAGCGCGCACGACGCGGTCGCGGCGCTCACGGCGGGGATCGGCGCCGCCGGGGACGCCGTGTGGGCCGATCTGAACACCGGGTCGCCCGGGTTGAAGCGGGAGCTGGACGCGCTCGCGCGGCGGGCCGGCGTCCCGTTCGCCGACGTGGCGATCATGGCGCCGGTGCCGGGCCGGGGGCTCCGCACGCCGATGCTGGCCTGCGCGGGGGGCGCCGGCGACGCCGCCGCGCTCCTCACCCCGTTCGGCGCCGGGATCGAGGTGATGGACGCCGGGGCGGGCGCGGCGGCCGGGCGCAAGCTGCTGCGCAGCGTGTTCTTCAAGGGGCTGGCCGGGTCGGTGGTCGAGGCGCTGGAGGCGGCGCGGGCGGCCGGCTGCGAGGACTGGCTGCGCGAGAACATCGTCGCGGAGCTGGTGGCGGCCGGGGAGCACACCGTGGACCGGCTCGTCGCCGGGACGTACCGGCACGCCGCCCGCCGCGCCGCCGAGATGGACGCCGCCGCGGCCATGCTGGAGGAGCTGGACGTCCCCCCGGCGATGGCCGCCGCGAGCCGCGACCTGCTGAGGCGGCTGTCCACCTGA
- a CDS encoding TetR/AcrR family transcriptional regulator produces MAGRRATPTGRYGGRSAAERRAERRRRFLDAGLEMFGRGPGYRGTTVAALSEAAGLSTRQFYEEFSTLEDLLAELHLEVNDAAERDVVAALPSVAGLGLAERTAHLFRAYAASITADRARIRIAFVEIIGVSPRLDRQRLTRRARWVEFICAEAAAAAGRGEITDRDYRIAATAFIGSINGLLHDWTAGWVDATLDEVIDELVLMLLGRLHSQDAPPAPGSGPLGR; encoded by the coding sequence GTGGCGGGCAGGCGCGCGACACCGACCGGCAGGTACGGCGGCCGGTCCGCGGCCGAGCGGCGCGCCGAGCGGCGCCGCCGGTTCCTGGACGCCGGGCTGGAGATGTTCGGCCGCGGCCCCGGTTACCGCGGCACCACGGTCGCGGCGCTCAGCGAGGCGGCCGGGCTGTCCACCCGCCAGTTCTACGAGGAGTTCAGCACGCTGGAGGACCTCCTCGCCGAACTGCACCTGGAGGTCAACGACGCCGCCGAGCGGGACGTCGTGGCCGCGCTGCCGTCCGTCGCGGGCCTCGGGCTCGCCGAGCGCACGGCCCACCTGTTCCGCGCCTACGCCGCCAGCATCACCGCCGACCGGGCCCGCATCCGGATCGCGTTCGTCGAGATCATCGGCGTCAGCCCCCGGCTGGACCGCCAGCGCCTCACCCGCCGCGCCCGCTGGGTCGAGTTCATCTGCGCCGAGGCCGCCGCCGCGGCCGGGCGCGGCGAGATCACCGACCGCGACTACCGGATCGCGGCGACCGCCTTCATCGGCAGCATCAACGGCCTCCTGCACGACTGGACCGCCGGCTGGGTGGACGCCACCCTCGACGAGGTCATCGACGAGCTCGTCCTGATGCTCCTCGGCCGCCTGCACTCCCAGGACGCGCCGCCCGCGCCCGGCTCCGGGCCCCTCGGCCGCTGA
- a CDS encoding VOC family protein, whose translation MPEVTAFPPGHPTWAELATPDPQASERFYRGLFGWSSYTLTVGDLGDYEIFTLGGVQGPEVAGMQALAYDSATASWTCYFRSDDLPATLAAVREAGGLETLEPTDIADLGRMALCSDPEGADFGLWYPYNLKGAGVVDEPSAMIWVELAARDIQRARRFYGAVFGWRAVDRDYYDSVYTHWKVGDRAVAGMVSMDEHWPPGYPSHWTPFFWVSDCDASAAPGRRARRPGPHPPDRHQALPVLRRHRPDRRSPGTGHPHHGRPGRARTPLTSARQVSGRGARSRARAARPGSAGGRGASGRARR comes from the coding sequence ATGCCCGAGGTGACCGCGTTTCCCCCCGGCCACCCGACGTGGGCCGAGCTCGCGACCCCGGACCCGCAGGCGTCCGAGCGGTTCTACCGCGGCCTGTTCGGCTGGTCCTCCTACACGCTGACCGTGGGCGACCTCGGCGACTACGAGATCTTCACCCTGGGCGGCGTCCAGGGGCCCGAGGTCGCCGGGATGCAGGCGCTCGCCTACGACTCGGCGACCGCGTCCTGGACGTGCTACTTCCGTTCCGACGACCTCCCCGCCACGCTCGCCGCCGTGCGCGAGGCGGGAGGCCTGGAGACGTTGGAGCCCACCGACATCGCCGATCTGGGGCGGATGGCCCTGTGCTCCGATCCCGAGGGCGCCGACTTCGGGCTCTGGTACCCCTACAACCTGAAGGGCGCGGGCGTCGTCGACGAGCCGTCCGCGATGATCTGGGTGGAGCTGGCCGCCCGCGACATCCAGCGGGCCCGCCGCTTCTACGGGGCGGTGTTCGGCTGGAGGGCCGTCGACCGCGACTACTACGACTCCGTCTACACGCACTGGAAGGTCGGAGACCGGGCGGTGGCGGGCATGGTCTCCATGGACGAGCACTGGCCGCCCGGCTACCCCTCGCACTGGACCCCGTTCTTCTGGGTCTCCGACTGCGACGCGTCCGCGGCCCCGGGCCGTCGAGCTCGGCGCCCAGGTCCGCATCCCCCCGACCGACATCAAGCCCTGCCGGTTCTGCGTCGTCACCGACCCGACCGGCGCTCGCCTGGGACTGGTCACCCCCACCACGGACGTCCTGGCCGAGCGCGAACGCCCCTGACCTCCGCCCGGCAGGTCAGCGGCCGAGGGGCCCGGAGCCGGGCGCGGGCGGCGCGTCCTGGGAGTGCAGGCGGCCGAGGAGCATCAGGACGAGCTCGTCGATGA
- a CDS encoding VOC family protein, whose protein sequence is MPEVTAYAPGYPTWAELVTPDVRASQKFYTELFGWYVYTLAGDLNDYSIFTLGGVQGPEVAGMQPLADASMEPTWTCYFRTDDMRATLDTVRAMGGHELSEPTDLSNLGRMAHCADPEGADFALWAPYDFQGAGVVDEPSAMCWMELASHDVEEARRFYGAVFGWTAVDRDYLAPGYTNWKVGEWSVAGMVPLEEWWPAHFEPHWIPYFWVADCDAIAARAAELGAVVHIPPTDIKPGRFAVMTDPCGARLAVLTPAAGSRLTFRPHG, encoded by the coding sequence ATGCCCGAAGTAACCGCATATGCCCCCGGATATCCCACCTGGGCCGAACTGGTCACCCCGGACGTGCGCGCTTCCCAGAAGTTCTACACCGAGCTCTTCGGCTGGTACGTCTACACGCTGGCGGGCGACCTCAACGACTACTCGATCTTCACCCTGGGCGGCGTCCAGGGGCCCGAGGTCGCCGGCATGCAGCCGCTCGCGGACGCCTCGATGGAGCCGACGTGGACGTGCTACTTCCGGACCGACGACATGCGGGCCACGCTCGACACCGTGCGCGCCATGGGCGGGCACGAGCTGAGCGAGCCCACCGACCTCTCCAACCTCGGCCGGATGGCCCACTGCGCCGACCCCGAGGGCGCCGACTTCGCCCTGTGGGCCCCCTACGACTTCCAGGGCGCGGGCGTCGTGGACGAGCCGTCCGCGATGTGCTGGATGGAGCTGGCCTCCCACGACGTCGAGGAAGCCCGCCGCTTCTACGGGGCCGTCTTCGGCTGGACGGCCGTCGACCGCGACTACCTCGCGCCCGGCTACACCAACTGGAAGGTCGGCGAGTGGTCCGTGGCGGGCATGGTGCCGCTGGAGGAGTGGTGGCCGGCCCACTTCGAGCCCCACTGGATCCCCTACTTCTGGGTCGCCGACTGCGACGCCATCGCCGCGCGGGCGGCCGAGCTGGGGGCGGTCGTCCACATCCCGCCGACCGACATCAAGCCCGGCCGCTTCGCCGTCATGACCGATCCGTGCGGGGCGCGCCTGGCCGTCCTCACCCCGGCCGCCGGTTCGCGCCTCACCTTCCGTCCGCACGGCTGA
- a CDS encoding alpha/beta hydrolase, with amino-acid sequence MKKRTDRKIAIAGTAAAAVLLPTVMVGLAQAGVGVPKGKSEASGNSKPIPSFGPATQPSVPGGASASPTKSPGSAKLPSVPLNSNPFRTGQGSPSPDDPDSNAGNRGKKPQMPSGSAPGKYAKAPDGAAITGVKKISSRIFDVTIASPALGAAVKTRVMVPKGWKAGATRSWPTVYAYHGGNNNYLSWTKDSNIEQVIGSYDAMVVMPEGGWNGSYTNWFNGGKGGIPEWETFHIGEVIPLMERNFHAGSVRAAIGLSSGGQGAITYAERHRMFKYAASYSGALNITAPGMPVILTSMNREAGTAIWGDPITARANWRAHDATVMVSKLKGVGVYVSSGNGQPGPYDKPDTPPHDAGRIGEQLAGTMNENFVAAAQKAGVPVTSHLYGPGMHNWKYWRIELVRSWPTIAKAIGARKS; translated from the coding sequence ATGAAGAAGCGTACCGACAGGAAGATCGCCATCGCGGGCACCGCGGCGGCGGCCGTGCTGCTGCCCACCGTCATGGTCGGCCTCGCGCAGGCCGGCGTGGGGGTCCCGAAGGGCAAGTCGGAGGCCAGCGGGAACTCCAAGCCGATCCCGTCGTTCGGCCCCGCGACGCAGCCGTCGGTCCCCGGCGGCGCGTCCGCCTCCCCGACGAAGTCGCCGGGTTCGGCGAAGCTGCCCAGCGTCCCGCTGAACAGCAACCCGTTCCGCACCGGCCAGGGGTCGCCGAGCCCCGACGACCCCGACAGCAACGCCGGCAACCGCGGCAAGAAGCCGCAGATGCCGTCCGGCTCGGCGCCGGGCAAGTACGCCAAGGCCCCCGATGGCGCCGCCATCACCGGCGTCAAGAAGATCAGCTCGCGGATCTTCGACGTCACGATCGCCTCGCCGGCGCTGGGCGCCGCCGTGAAGACCCGCGTGATGGTCCCCAAGGGCTGGAAGGCCGGCGCCACCAGGTCGTGGCCGACCGTGTACGCCTACCACGGCGGCAACAACAACTACCTGTCCTGGACCAAGGACTCCAACATCGAGCAGGTCATCGGCTCCTACGACGCGATGGTCGTGATGCCCGAGGGCGGCTGGAACGGGTCCTACACCAACTGGTTCAACGGCGGGAAGGGCGGCATCCCCGAGTGGGAGACCTTCCACATCGGCGAGGTCATCCCGCTGATGGAGCGCAACTTCCACGCCGGGTCGGTGCGCGCCGCGATCGGCCTGTCGTCCGGCGGGCAGGGTGCCATCACCTACGCCGAGCGGCACCGCATGTTCAAGTACGCCGCCTCCTACAGCGGCGCGCTCAACATCACCGCGCCGGGCATGCCGGTCATCCTGACGTCCATGAACCGCGAGGCGGGCACCGCCATCTGGGGCGACCCGATCACCGCGCGGGCGAACTGGCGGGCGCACGACGCGACCGTCATGGTGTCGAAGCTGAAGGGCGTCGGCGTCTACGTCTCGTCCGGCAACGGGCAGCCCGGCCCCTACGACAAGCCCGACACCCCGCCCCACGACGCGGGACGCATCGGCGAGCAGCTCGCCGGCACGATGAACGAGAACTTCGTCGCTGCCGCGCAGAAGGCGGGCGTGCCCGTCACCTCCCATCTGTACGGGCCCGGCATGCACAACTGGAAGTACTGGCGCATCGAGCTGGTCCGAAGCTGGCCGACCATCGCCAAGGCCATCGGCGCCCGCAAGTCCTGA
- a CDS encoding FAD-dependent oxidoreductase produces the protein MSEIPTLSGTAGASAASGLPSTIVRSGDKRYPALSRGFNQRWIGEPEYVRLVRSPEEARAALAEAVRERPADPRRTRITVKAGGHCYEDFVCGSDVRVILDVSPMCGVTYDPAMQAYCVEAGATNWHVYSHLYPISGKALPGGSCYSVGLGGHIPAGGFGLLSRQHGLTVDYLYAVEVAVVDEHQNVELVVARRDDGDRWLRDLLWAHTGGGGGNFGLVTRFWFRGLPQPPKQVLLTALAWDWKDFTKNEFAALLETFAEYFRDHQDPSTAAGKLFAMLKLNHVSNGQIGMLAQVDVDDPDGARAMTDFIVALDGRIGPAARPMRTMMGEHFVHLEIPRVMPWLTATQALNASGENRCGKYKSAYLRKPFTEQQVDAMWAYLGKEKYTDYVNKQALIQVDSYGSAVNRPLHKTAARQRDSIMKLQYQVYWTQNDAYEDTHIAWIRDIYKATFAATGGVPVADGETTDGCYIGYPDADLNDGHWNGSSQTWETLYYKDAYAKLQEVKRHWDPGNVFRHAQSVRPGKPG, from the coding sequence ATGAGCGAGATCCCGACCCTGTCCGGCACGGCCGGCGCGTCCGCGGCGTCCGGGCTGCCCAGCACGATCGTCCGGTCCGGCGACAAGCGGTATCCGGCGCTCAGCCGCGGGTTCAACCAGCGGTGGATCGGCGAGCCCGAGTACGTGCGGCTGGTGCGGTCGCCGGAGGAGGCGCGGGCGGCGCTCGCCGAGGCGGTGCGCGAGCGGCCGGCCGACCCGCGGCGGACGCGGATCACGGTCAAGGCCGGCGGGCACTGCTACGAGGACTTCGTCTGCGGCTCCGACGTGCGGGTCATCCTGGACGTGAGCCCGATGTGCGGGGTGACCTACGACCCCGCGATGCAGGCGTACTGCGTGGAGGCCGGGGCGACGAACTGGCACGTCTACAGCCACCTGTACCCGATCAGCGGCAAGGCGCTGCCCGGCGGGTCGTGCTACTCGGTCGGGCTTGGCGGGCACATCCCGGCTGGCGGGTTCGGGCTGCTGTCGCGGCAGCACGGCCTCACCGTCGACTACCTCTACGCGGTGGAGGTGGCGGTCGTGGACGAGCACCAGAACGTCGAACTGGTCGTGGCCCGGCGCGACGACGGCGACCGGTGGCTCCGCGACCTGCTCTGGGCTCACACAGGGGGAGGCGGCGGGAACTTCGGTCTGGTCACCCGGTTCTGGTTCCGGGGCTTGCCGCAACCCCCGAAGCAGGTGCTGTTGACGGCCCTCGCGTGGGACTGGAAGGACTTCACCAAGAACGAGTTCGCCGCGCTGCTGGAGACGTTCGCGGAGTACTTCCGCGACCACCAGGACCCGTCCACGGCGGCCGGGAAGCTCTTCGCGATGCTGAAGCTCAACCACGTCAGCAACGGCCAGATCGGGATGCTGGCCCAGGTGGACGTCGACGACCCCGACGGGGCGAGGGCGATGACCGACTTCATCGTGGCCCTCGACGGGCGCATCGGCCCGGCGGCGAGGCCCATGCGCACGATGATGGGCGAGCACTTCGTGCACCTGGAGATCCCGCGCGTGATGCCGTGGCTGACCGCCACGCAGGCCCTGAACGCCAGCGGCGAGAACCGCTGCGGAAAGTACAAGTCGGCCTACCTGCGCAAACCTTTCACCGAACAGCAGGTCGACGCCATGTGGGCGTATCTAGGCAAAGAGAAGTACACCGACTACGTGAACAAGCAGGCGCTCATCCAGGTCGACTCGTACGGCAGCGCCGTCAACAGGCCGCTGCACAAGACAGCGGCGCGGCAGCGCGATTCCATTATGAAACTCCAGTACCAGGTGTACTGGACGCAGAATGACGCCTACGAGGACACGCACATCGCGTGGATCCGCGACATCTACAAGGCGACGTTCGCCGCGACCGGTGGCGTCCCCGTCGCGGACGGCGAGACCACGGACGGCTGCTACATCGGCTATCCCGACGCGGATCTGAACGACGGGCACTGGAACGGGTCGTCCCAGACGTGGGAGACGCTCTACTACAAGGACGCCTACGCGAAACTCCAGGAGGTCAAACGGCACTGGGATCCGGGAAACGTGTTCCGGCACGCCCAGTCCGTCCGCCCGGGGAAGCCGGGGTAG
- a CDS encoding helix-turn-helix domain-containing protein, whose translation MSENRARVFFGNELRRMRGKAGITGKELADALGCTPQWISTMESGRKISEQSARDLDTYFKTDGHYYRLWKLAKDIEVQFILPPGFAEYLGYEKQATSYRIYSALLINGLFQTEDYSRAIITTTDETNVSELTARRMERQAAITRKSLPHVWLVLDETVLHRLVGSPEVMRDQLNALLLASERINTMVQVIPQNTGYHVGLGGDFTILTFDDWPDLAYTESAGEGLLIERPVRVTHKVVRWDLLRGHALPIKESRALIKTVMEGL comes from the coding sequence ATGAGCGAAAATCGGGCGCGCGTCTTCTTCGGCAACGAACTCCGTCGCATGCGCGGCAAAGCCGGTATCACCGGCAAAGAACTCGCGGACGCGCTTGGGTGCACGCCGCAATGGATCAGCACCATGGAGAGCGGACGCAAGATCTCCGAGCAAAGCGCTCGTGACCTCGACACTTACTTCAAGACGGACGGCCACTACTATCGCTTGTGGAAGCTCGCCAAGGACATCGAAGTCCAGTTCATTCTCCCGCCCGGCTTCGCCGAGTACCTGGGATACGAGAAGCAGGCCACGTCCTACCGCATCTACAGTGCACTGCTAATCAATGGCCTGTTCCAGACCGAGGATTACTCACGCGCCATCATCACGACTACAGACGAGACAAATGTCTCGGAGTTGACGGCGAGACGTATGGAACGGCAGGCAGCCATCACCCGTAAGAGCCTGCCTCACGTTTGGCTTGTGCTGGACGAAACCGTGCTGCATCGCCTGGTCGGCAGCCCCGAGGTCATGCGTGACCAACTCAATGCTCTGCTCCTCGCTTCTGAGCGAATCAACACGATGGTCCAGGTCATCCCGCAAAACACTGGCTACCACGTCGGTCTCGGAGGCGACTTCACCATCCTCACCTTCGACGATTGGCCAGACCTGGCCTACACCGAGTCGGCAGGAGAGGGGCTCTTGATCGAACGGCCTGTCAGAGTGACGCACAAAGTCGTACGCTGGGACTTGCTCCGTGGTCACGCGCTCCCCATTAAGGAGTCGCGGGCCTTGATAAAGACGGTGATGGAGGGTCTATGA
- a CDS encoding DUF397 domain-containing protein: MNDWQTVEWHKSSYSGHSGGDCVEVASLWRKSSYSDHQGGECVEVASLWRKSSYSDHDGGNCVEVADLSPVVGVRDSKDAEGPKLTFGVAAWAAFTRSVKAGELDLT; this comes from the coding sequence ATGAACGACTGGCAGACCGTCGAGTGGCACAAGAGCAGCTACAGCGGGCACAGCGGCGGCGACTGCGTCGAAGTGGCAAGCCTGTGGCGCAAGAGCAGCTACAGCGACCACCAAGGCGGCGAGTGCGTAGAGGTGGCAAGCCTTTGGCGTAAGAGCAGCTACAGCGACCACGACGGCGGCAACTGTGTTGAGGTGGCCGACCTTTCGCCGGTGGTCGGGGTGCGGGATTCCAAGGATGCGGAGGGGCCGAAGCTGACCTTCGGCGTCGCCGCCTGGGCCGCCTTCACGCGGTCGGTCAAGGCCGGGGAGCTCGACCTGACCTGA
- a CDS encoding helix-turn-helix transcriptional regulator — MSDSPLLEGLGVTAAEEAAYRTLLREGPSTLADLAARHGASVAALRRLLPRLEDLGLVTRLAGRPLRLLATPPHVAVEALVASRQEEIARSRAAIGPLLAEAAPHPEELVEVVSGRTAVSRRYLQLMNGAREELLVLVQPPFATDATVSSDEQERTMRRGIAVRGIYGPEALDEPHALDHVRRAVASGEQARLGAVPIKLAVADRRTAMLPLTSQHASSVDSSLIVHPSALLDALVSLFEALWRSAVPLPGQDAPDDTVLALLAAGLTDDAIARRLSISTRTVQRRVRDLCDRLGARTRFQAGALYTHHQDR, encoded by the coding sequence GTGTCCGATTCGCCGCTCCTGGAGGGACTCGGGGTGACCGCCGCCGAGGAGGCGGCGTACCGCACCCTGCTGCGGGAGGGCCCGTCCACCCTCGCCGACCTCGCGGCGCGCCACGGCGCGTCCGTCGCGGCACTGCGCCGCCTCCTGCCGCGCCTTGAGGACCTCGGCCTCGTGACCCGCCTGGCCGGGCGCCCGCTGCGCCTCCTCGCCACCCCTCCGCACGTCGCGGTGGAGGCCCTCGTCGCCAGCCGCCAGGAGGAGATCGCCCGCAGCCGCGCCGCCATCGGCCCGCTCCTGGCCGAGGCCGCGCCGCACCCGGAGGAGCTCGTCGAGGTCGTCAGCGGCCGGACGGCCGTGTCCCGCCGCTACCTGCAGCTCATGAACGGCGCCCGCGAGGAGCTGCTCGTCCTCGTCCAGCCTCCGTTCGCGACCGACGCCACCGTGTCGAGCGACGAGCAGGAGCGCACCATGCGCCGCGGCATCGCGGTGCGCGGCATCTACGGCCCCGAGGCGCTCGACGAGCCGCACGCCCTCGACCACGTCCGCCGCGCCGTCGCGTCCGGCGAGCAGGCCCGCCTCGGCGCCGTCCCCATCAAGCTCGCCGTCGCCGACCGCCGCACCGCGATGCTGCCGCTCACCTCGCAGCACGCCAGCTCGGTCGACAGCTCCCTGATCGTCCACCCGTCCGCCCTGCTGGACGCCCTCGTCTCGCTCTTCGAGGCGCTGTGGCGCTCCGCCGTCCCGCTCCCCGGCCAGGACGCCCCGGACGACACCGTCCTCGCCCTCCTCGCCGCGGGCCTCACCGACGACGCCATCGCGCGCCGCCTCTCCATCAGCACCCGCACCGTCCAGCGCCGCGTCCGCGACCTCTGCGACCGCCTCGGCGCCCGCACCCGCTTCCAGGCCGGCGCCCTCTACACCCACCACCAGGACCGATGA